CAACAAAGTTGGCACACAAAAAAGGATGCTGCCCGAAAGGCAGCATCCTCATTTCCATTATCACTCTTCTACGAACTGAACGTCTTTCAACTTATAGATGCCGTCCGTGCCGATGGAGAAGCCTCTGATTTTATTGCTGACGCCCGTAAGGTATTCCGTATGGATCAAGTATGCCATCGGAGCGTCTTCGATTAAGTGCTCTTGTACTTTGTTGTAGATTTTAATGCGCTCATCGGGATTGGATTCACGGCGGCCTTGTTCGAGAAGCTTGTCGACTTCCGGATTTTCATAGAACGAACGGTTTCCTGGGTCACCCTTTTGGGATGAATGGAACAATGCGTATAATCCGTAGTCGGCGTCGCCTGTCGGGTTGGACCAGCCAAGTATGAACATGTCATGCTCGCCGTTTGCCGTTTTATCGAGGTACGCGCCGAACTCCATGACCTCAATGCTTACTTCGACATTGACTTTCTTCAATTCATCCTGCAAAAGGACTGCAATTTGTTGACGTTGTGGGTTGTCGTTCGTCCAGATGGAAGATTTGAAGCCGTTCTCATAGCCGGCTTCCTTCAGAAGCTTTTTCGCTTCTTCCACATTGTATTCAATCGGTTTTGCATCTTCGTTATAACCGAAGATTCCTGGGGCAAGTGGTCCTTTTGCAGCCACTCCAAAACCGTCGTACACGCCTTCGCTAATGTCATCTTTATTCACAAGCATGGATATTGCTCTACGAACTTTTGGATCATTGAATGGTTCTTTCTCGGTATTGAAACCTAAATATGCAAGGCTGGACGATGCTTTTTGGTTGATTTTCGCGAAGCTGCCGTCATTGATGCCTGCAACTTCATTCGGTTGGACTGGATCCGCGATATGAACGTAGCCTGTTTCAAGGTCTGCGTTCCGGACCGCACTTTCAGGAACAACTTTGAACGTCACAGTGTCTACATGAGCTTTGTCGCCCCAGTAGTCTTCGTTTTTGGAGAGTTTGATTTCAGCTCCAGGCGTCCAACTTTCGAATTTAAAAAAGCCTGTTCCAACAGGGTTTGTCGCAATGACGGAGCCTGCTGCTTCACCAGCTTTCATAGCCGAATAATCCTCTTCGATCGACTTCGGACTAACCATGCTGCCACCGTTATGTGAAAGGTGGGCGAGCAAAGGAGCAAATGGGTATTCCGTTTTAATTTGTACGGTATGCTCGTCTTTTACAGTAATGTCAGTGATCATTTCATATAGGAAATAGCGTGGTGATGCAACCTCTGGATCGAGGACCCGCTCAAGGTTCATTTTCACGACTTCCGCGTTAAAAGGCTCGCCATCATGGAATGTAACGCCTTTACGGAGTGTGAATTCATACGTTGTATCATCGATGGCTTCCCATTTTTCTGCAAGACCTTCGATGATTTTATTGTCGTCATCCCGTTTCACAAGCGTTTCATAAATGTTCGCCTGTATTACGGAAGACGGCACATCGTTGGAACCAGCCGGATCCAATGAAGATGCATCTGATAGAACTGCGAGCACCAAGTCGCCGCCTTCAATCCCTTTCCCTTTGCCTTCGTCAATATCAGTCCCCGATCCACTTTCTGAAGAAGGTGAACCACCCCCAGAACATGCAGCAAGAATCATTGACAAAGCGAAAGCTAGAACAAACAGCCATTTAACATTGCCATTTCTCTTCATGTGCGTTCCCCCCGTTTGTTTTTAACAGATTACAATTCAGGCAGATAACTAGGAATTGTAATAGTCAGATGCAATATAGCACACAATAATAGAATAGACAATATGATTTCAGAATAATTGGTATTATTGAATTTTTAAATGAAAAATAGCAGAATTTTACTAAATTAACTATTTGCGAATTATATGGATGTAAAACAGTTATCTCGTCGGCCTCTCATTTTAAAATTATACTATTTAAAATAAATTGAAAACAATGATAAAAAGGATTCCTCAAAACGAGTATTCGTGATATGCTACTGTCAATATACTGATTTTTCATAGAAAACAAAATGGGGGAAGGTGTTCAAACATGGTTCAACATACACCTGCTGCACAAATCGGACAGAAACGGTCGAGTCCTAGAGTTGAAGCATACAAAGCTTTTTGGCGCAGGCTCCGTAAAAATAAGGCAGCGGTTGTCGGAGGTGCCCTTGTCTTATTTTTCATTTTGACGGGGATATTCGGTCCATTCCTGACATCGTTTGATCCAAATACGACGCAAATCGCGAATAAATTGAAACCGCCTTCCGGGGAGCATTGGTTCGGCACGGACAATTACGGGCGTGACATTTTTACGCGGATCATTCATGGTATGGGAATTACGATGAAGGTCGGCTTCTTTTCGGTTGCACTCGGCGGAGTAATCGGAGTTTTTCTCGGCATCATTTCAGGCTATTATGGCGGGAAGCTGGATACGGTCATTATGCGGATCATGGACATCCTTCTTGCATTTCCAGGCATCCTTCTGGCACTTGCCATCGTTTCGGTACTTGGCGGCAGTTTGCAGAACGTCATCATAGCAGTCGGGATTTTCTCCGTTCCGGCATTCGCAAGAATCGTGCGCGGGTCTACATTATCGGTAAGGAAGCTGGAATACATCGACGCGATTAAAGCGCTGGGGGCGAACGACGGACGAATCATTTTCAAGCATATTTTGCCGAATGTCCTGTCGCCGATCATTGTTCAATTGACGCTGCGTATTGCGACTGCTGTCCTGACGGCGAGCGGACTAGCATTTCTCGGGCTTGGTGCAAAGCCGCCCACTCCGGAATGGGGGGCGATGCTCAGTGAAGGACGGACTTTTTTGAGAGAGGCGCCGCATCTTGTTTTATTTCCGGGAATCATGATCGTCATCGTCGTGTTGGCATTCAATATCTTTGGGGATGGGTTGCGCGATGCGCTTGATCCGAAGATGAATAAATGATGGAGGGGGCACATTCATGTCGAAATTCATTATAAGGCGCCTGCTCCAGACGGTTCCGGTTTTGCTTGGCGTTACGATTCTCGTTTTTTCAATGATGTATTTGATCCCGGGGGACCCGGCGCAGATCATGGCGGGGGAGGGGGCATCTCCGAAAACAGTGGAACAGATCCGGGAGAAGCTCGGGTTGAATGAACCTGCACCCGTGCAATATCTCAGTTACATGAAGAATGTCCTCAAAGGAGATCTTGGAAACTCGGTGCGCAGCGGGCGTGCGGTCACGGATGAAATTAAGGCTCGGTTTTGGACGACGGTGGAGCTATCCTTTTATGCAACGCTCCTCGCCGTGTTCCTTGGGCTGATCGCTGGCATCATCTCGGCTGTCCGCCACTACACATGGTCGGATATTTCAATAATGATTGTCGCGCTTTTCGGCTTATCCATGCCGAATTTCTGGTTCGGTCTCATGCTTATCCAATGGTTCGCGATTGGTCCGGACTGGATGCCGGAATTCATGAAAATGCGGGCGTCCGGCTGGGGGGACGATTGGAGGCAAATGCTTCTGCCCGTCATCACGCTTGGTACAGGGGGAGCGGCGATTATTGCGCGCATGACACGTTCATCGATGCTTGAAGTGATCGGGCAAGATTACATCCGGACGGCAAGGGCGAAAGGGATGGGCGAGCGCGTCGTTATTTATCGCCATGCCCTTAAGAACGCCTTGATTCCCGTCATTACGGTTGTCGGTCTTGAGTTCGGAGGATTTCTGGGAGGAGCTGTGCTGACGGAAACAATTTTTGCAATTAACGGCATGGGACGCTTGACAATCGACGCAATCCGGACGCGGGACTTCCCGATTGTACAAGGGACTGTTCTCGTCATTTCATTCCTGTTCGTATTTGTGAATTTGCTCGTGGACATATCGTACCGCGTCTTGAATAAACGGATCGATTTGAACTGATACATGTCTGATAGGGGGTGCGGTGAATGGAAATGAATTTATTGGAAGTACGGGATCTCCGTACGTCCTTTTATACGGATGATGGGGAAATAAAGGCGGTCGATGGCGTCAGTTTCACGCTTCCGCAGGGGAAAACGTTAGGGATTGTCGGTGAGTCGGGGTCGGGAAAGAGCATTACGGCGCTTTCGATATTGAGACTTCTTGCAAACAACGGCAAGATTATCGGTGGAGAAGTCAATTTTAAAGGGAAGGATCTTCTCTCCTTCTCCGACAAGCAAATGCGGGATATCCGAGGGAATGCGATTTCGATGATATTTCAGGAGCCGATGACGTCGTTGAACCCAGTCTTCACTGTCGGCCAGCAGATCGGCGAGTCGCTAATGAAACACCAGGATTTGTCGAAGAAGGCGGCCCATTTGAAATCAGTTGAGCTGCTGAAACTCGTCGGGATTCCTTCGCCGGAAAAACGAGTAAAACAATATCCATACGAATTATCAGGAGGCATGCGGCAGCGGGTCATGATTGCGATGGCACTTGCTTGTAATCCGGAAATTTTAATAGCCGATGAACCGACAACTGCGCTCGACGTGACAATCCAGGCACAGATTCTCATGCTCATCCGCGATTTGCAGAAGCGGCTTGGTATGTCGGTCATCATGATTACGCATGATCTAGGGGTTGTCGCGGAAACATGCGAATATGTCGCCGTCATGTATGCGGGACAAGTTGTGGAATATTCGGATGTCGTGACGCTGTTCCAGAAGCCGAAGCATCCATATACGATTGGTTTGATCAATTCATTGCCAAGGCACGATGTAGAGCTTGAAAGGTTGGAGTCAATCAGTGGAAATGTGCCGAATCCGAAAGAGATGCCTACTGGTTGTAGATTTGCTCCAAGATGCCCGGCCGCGATCGATCTATGCAGGAACGTCATGCCGGATTTATTGATAGATAATGAAGGAAATGATGTGAGATGCTGGATTTATTCAGAAACATGGGAAGGCGAAGCGGAGGTGATCGTCTATGGCGAAAAAAGAATTGCTCAAAGTCGAGGGGCTGAAACAATACTTTCCGATTAAAGGTGGAATGATGGGCCGCACTGTCAACCATGTGAAAGCGGTTGATGATATCAGTTTTACGATCTACGAAGGTGAGACGGTCAGCATAGTCGGGGAGTCGGGCTGTGGAAAATCCACCACGGGCCGCGCCATACTCCGGTTGGAAGAACCAACGGAAGGCGTCGTCACATTCAATGGGCTTGAACTGACATCATTGTCGAAACGGGAGATGAGGAAGCAACGAAAGGATTTGCAGATCATTTTCCAAGATCCATACGCATCCATCAACCCGCGTCAAACTGTTTCGGATGTTCTAGATGAAGCTATGACGATCCAAAAAGTACTGCCTGCGAAGCAGCGGAGGGCGCGGATCATCGGGTTGCTGGAAACTGTCGGTTTGAATGAATACCAGGCTGACCGGTATCCGCATGAATTTTCTGGGGGGCAGCGTCAGCGGATTGGCATTGCCCGGGCATTATCGGTCAATCCAAAACTCATCATATGCGATGAGGCCGTATCCGCATTGGATGTCTCCATTCAAGCGCAAGTGCTGAACTTATTGAAGGATTTGCAAAGGGAATTCAAATTGACGTATTTATTCATATCACATGACTTAGGTGTCGTCCGTCATATTTCGGACAGAGTCATTGTCATGTATTTAGGGAAGATCGTCGAAATCGGTGATAAGTATTCGATATTTGAAAATCCGAAGCACCCATACACGCGAGCCTTGCTATCCGCTATTCCGGTCCCGGATCCAACATATGAGAAAAAGCATATCGTCCTGACGGGAGACGTCCCTTCGCCGATCGATCCGCCGGAAGGGTGCCGTTTCCATACTCGTTGTCCATTCGCGCAGGAAAAATGCAAAGTAGACATGCCGGTATTGCGCACGCATGAGTCAATGATCAACGGCCATAAAGCCGCATGCCATTTTGTGGAGCATATTGCAAATGGCGAGTTGCTAGTGAAAGGATTTGAGGAAGCGGTGTTTTAGGAGGGGGAAACCGAATCACTGGCGAGGGAGGTATATCGGGAGGAACTTGTTGGTTTCATTACATCAAAAGAAAAAACACCGCTCATCAATTGATAGGCGGTGTTGCTTTATTAAATAGATTGTTCGTCCTTTACCGATTCTTCTTCACTTAGAATTTCGCGTTCCTCTTCAATCTGAGTTTCTTCGATTAGCACTTCTTCATCCACTTTGAATTTACTAATTTCCGTTTTCAATTCATTCGCGAGGTCGTGCAAAGTATCTGTTGTTGCGACCATCTCTTCCATCGAGGCAAGCTGTTCTTCCATGGATGCAGCGATGTTTTGCGTATGGTCGGATGATACACCCAATGACTGTACGGTATCGTGGGTCGATGCCAGAATCTGTTCGGAGCCTGCGGAAATTTCCTGGACTGTAGCCGAAACGGACTGGACATTATCTGAGATGTTCGCGATTTTCTTCATTATGCTGCCGAATGTTTTGCCGGCATCGTTGACGATGACCGTTTCGCGTTCAACATCTGAATAGACTTGTGCCATCGCTTCGACAGATTGACGGGAACCGTTTTGCATTTCAGTGATAAGTCCACGGATCTGCTTCGCCGAAGCGGCAGATTGCTCCGCCAAGTTGCGCACTTCACTCGCTACAACACTGAAGCCTTTGCCTGCGTCACCCGCACGAGCCGCTTCGATGGCTGCGTTCAACGCAAGGAGGTTGATTTGACCGGAAATGTCGGTGATCATACCGATGATCTTCTCAATTTCAGATGAACGGATATGCATCGTTTCCGTAATCTTCATCGATGCTTGTACAGATTGATTGATCGTATGAATGCCTTCGATTGAATCGTTGATGAGCTGGCTGCCTTGCTCCGCCGCTTCCGAAACTTCCGACGTCTCTTCCGCCACTTTCGAAGAGGAGTCAGCAATGTCTTGGATGCCCGCCGTAATCTGCTCGAGTGCCGTCAGATTTTGATTGGCAGCTACTGAAAGCGACTCGCTTGCTGTGGATACTTCCTGCGTCGCAACTGTCGACTGGTTCACGACTTCACTCATCTGCTCCGCGCTGTATGCCAATTCACTGGACGAATTGACGACATTGTCAGCCGCCGCATTCACATGCTTGATCATGCCACTTAGTTCATTTTTCATATGATTGAAGCTGTGTGCAAGCCGGCCGATTTCATCCTGGCTCTTCAATTGGACCGTTTGCGTCAAGTCGCCTTGCGCAATGACATCGGTGAAACGGACCAATTCCTGAAGCGGTTTCGTAATCTTTCTAGATATAATCGAAGGAATCGCGACACCAAGGATGCTGCCGAGGACAATAAGGGCGATGCTCACAATGATGATTGTCCGTTGCAGATCAGTGATTGACGAAGCATCCTGGCTCACAACGAGCACCGTATCCGACTCGGGGATCGGGTAATATAGAGACTTATGAACCCCGTGGTCATCTTTATAGACGCCGCTGAACAACGGCTTGGCCTTATCCAGTGCCCGGTTGTGATCAGCATTGAATGTCTGCTTTACTAAATAATCCGTGGAATCGGAGAAGGCAAGCAGCATGTCCTGGCCGTCCACTTTGCTATGTATCGAAATGTTCTCAACGCCGTTCTTTTTCTTCACGCCATTGATGATATGCATAAGCTGGTTATGTGCATTCTTATCTTTCAACGCGCGATTGACGAGCCGCCCCGTAACTTTCTCCTTTACGTCATCCATCGTTGAGTTCAGCGATTTCTCAAACTCCGGCATGACATTCACTTCCACAATGCGCATCGACGTGTAATAAAATACAAAGCCGAACAGCATCGTAAGAAGATAAATAGGAATCAATGTCCCTAGAATAATTTTCTTCCGAACGCTTCCCTTTTGCCTTAACAAAGATTTTTCCCCCTGACTGAATCCAAAGTAGTGAAAATAAAAAGAATATTACCGTCTCATTATACCTATAAAAATATGAAAATACTACCACTAAATAGACTTTTGTAATTTATTCGGTGCCTGTGCAACAAACAATTCAGATTATGAACTACAATTGCATAAGGGATATAAAAAAAGCCAATCAATTCAACAATCGATTGGCTTCTTACTGGTTATTTATTCACATGGGTGAATTGTCATAAATGTGCCGTGCACAGGCACCCGCTCAATTTCGGTTCAATTCTCTTCGTCGGTGTAGTCGCCGCGAAGTTGTCTTCTGTTTTTCTCCAGAAGCTGTTCAAAATATGACGTAGGTTTTTCGTTGTTCTGTTCATGCTGGGGATCGGTTTTGTTGATTTTCAAGTTCTCCTCCGCATTATCCTCCGAGTGATTATGTGATGACAATGTGTATCGGTCCATGTCGACTTCCATCGTTATTCGCGTGTTTTCTTGTGTTACAACCGGTTCCAAAGTTCCCGTAAGAATAGGGGATTCGATCGTTTCAATCGGCCTATCAATCTCCTGTGCAACGACGTTCGGTTGCTCGATAATGGTTTTTAACCTAGTAAACCATTCTTGGCGCTCTTTTACGTGTGCTGCATATTCAAGTGTGTCTTTTCGTAACGGGGTGTAAGGAGCATGATAAAAACGAATGAGATGTTTCGGGTTCGTGCTGTCGTCAACGATGATTTCAAGATCCATTGAAGTGATTTTATCTACAGGTTGACTGGTAGGGGACCCTGTTGCTGCCTCTTCCTCTTTTAATTTATTCAATAGGAAGTTGGTGTAATGCGTATCTCTTTGAACCGATGCAGTCTCATAATTGTCTTCTTTGAGATTCACTGCCAAAATATCGGAATAGCTATAGGTTTTAATTACGTAAGGCATATTGATATAGGCTTTTGTAACTTTTACATCCTTTTTCAATTCTGGCATCCATAAATAGATTTTCTCTCGCTGTTTATCAAGTGCGATTTTAGATAATAAATCGTAAGAGGTAAAAGATTTATGTCTATTAGCATCGAATTGGTCAGGTTGGAAGGTTTGAAGGAATTCTAACTGTGATTTTTTACGTTTATCTTCAACTTGGTGCACGATGCCAAATAAGAGTATGCCTACCAAGAAAAATACGACCAATGCGCCGATGCCAAGCAGGAATGATCGGTTATAGAAAAAATACCCAAGCAAAACGATGCCGAAAATTGGTGTACTACATCCGATGCCTGAGATTAGATTTGTAATTTTAGATGGCATAATTATATCCCCCCATAAACAACCATTGTATATGCTTACGACCGATTATGAAATAGGTTTCATCTTATGCGGTTATTTTCCGTTCAAATCGGGGTATAGGAAGATTTATTGGTAGAAGAACAGGAGTGTCTGGATTGGAAAAAGGAAATGTTCTATTGGTAGTATCTTTACTTTTAAACGTTCTGTTAATCGGAACGGGAAGCTATGTCGTTCACAAGATTGGCGGCATCGAATTCGTGAAAACGAAAATGCAAACCACACCATCTCCTAAAAGGGATTCTGCATATTATTATACGAAGAAAAGCGTCTTTGAATATTCAGCAGCGAGTGATGCGGATAAAGTGTTCATCGGGGACAGCATTACCGACTATGGGGAGTTCCAGGAATATTTCCCTAACGAAGTCGTGTTGAATCGTGGAATTCGCAATGATTCGGCGAAAGGTGTATTGAAACGGATCCAGGAAGTAGTGGACCGGAATCCGAAAGAGGCTTATTTGATGATCGGGGTCAACGATATCCGTTATAAAACGGATGCCAACGATTTCGAAAGCCGTGTCAATGAGATTATCGATTCTTTTGAAGGGAAGGAAACCCGGCTTTTCATTCAATCAATCCTGCCGGTGAATAACGGGCTTTTCGGGAATGAAGTAACGAATGAAAAAGTAAAGAAGTTCAATGAAATTTTACGACGGATTGCGGATGAAAATGGGATTGAGTATATCGACCTGCATCCGAGTTTCACAGACAATAGCGGGCAGTTGGATAAGAAGTTCACGGTCGATGGGCTGCATTTGAATGGCAAAGGATATGAAGTTTGGGTGGACAGGCTCCGATCGAGATGACGATATGTATAAAAATAGCTGAACCTCGTGTTAGGAGGTCCAGCTATTTTTACGTCGTTATTGGTGTTGACTTCTTCTTCGGTGAAAATCCGCCAAGCAGAAGTTTTCCATGCGGCAGCAACTTATTGATTAAAATTGAAACGACGATGGGAATGAACACTCCGATGGCCGTGAATCCGATAAGGCCATACGTGAAATAATCATTCAAAATGATGTCTGCAAAAATGTGCAAGTACATAATGGATAGCGAGTGCTGCTCGATTTTCCGCAGCCAGCTGAGTGACAGTCGGGCCGTGATGAACTGGAATACTCCTACCAAAAGAATCGTGAAGGATAGGGGAATGACCAGATCCAAAACGAAATGGTCGTACCGTAAAAACTTCATGCTAAGACGGTAGTCAATGACTTGGAAACTGTCGAGCAGGACAGCCGTCACACTGACAACTAATGCCGCGACCATTCCTCGCTTCGAAATATCCATCCAAAAATCCTTCAAATAATAGCCGATGGCGAAATAGACGATGGCCATGAGCGCGACGTCGATGTTCCAAATCATCGGGATCGATTGTGCCGCCTCGGATGGTTTGCCGCCGATGACATGCATTGCGATAATGCTTTCGAGATGGGCAATGGTGTAGAAAACGCCGAGAATGATGAACTGCTTCGTCCGATTGAAATATTTCGTTAGCAGTAAGAAAAATATATAAGTGAAAAACAATGTCGTCACAAACCAGAAGACCCCGTACGCTCCGCGAATAAATCGCCCGCCGACGGCTAGCGTCCACAGATCATTGAGGTACCAGGACAACTCCCGATTGCCTGAACCAATTTCCATACCGTAACGGATCAACGTGATGCTGACAAGGAAAAACAGATAGGGGACAATCAACTGCATAAAACGCTTGTGAATTGTCGGTTTCATAAGCCCTTTTTCCAAAACTGGCTTGAAAAACAACCCACTCAAGATGAAAAATGCAGGCATATGGAACCAATAAATATATTTCGCGAGCGGAAAATCAAGCTCTCCAGGATAATGCCCGATGACTACGAGAATCATCAAAAAACCTTTTGTGACATCCACCCACGTTAACCGTTTCTTCTTCATTAACAAACACCTCTAACTAAATATGCTGCTATTATATACCCCCTTATCCCATTTTCAACGCATTGTAACAGCATTGATATGTAATTGTTAAATCCCTGGCAAAAAACGGTGCCTGTGTAAGACACTATTCAGACTATGCATTACAATTGCATAAGGAAAAATGTAAACGTAGTTAGATTAGGGGTCGAATTTGAGTGAAATGGATTTTTATCCAAAGAATCGAATTATCATAATTGTACCTTACACAGGTACTGAAACAATTCTGACTATGCACTACAATTGCATAAAATAAAAGAAGAAGCCAACCATGTCAATCGATGGTTGGCTTCTGACTGCATTTATATACCTATTGTTGAATTGTCATAAATGTGTGGTGCACAGGCACCGCCTTAATGGCATCGCCTTAATGTTTAAAGCTCGAGATGAGTTCTTGCAGTTCCTCTGCCATGTCGGAGAGGGTTTTGGCGGAGGCGGTGAT
The sequence above is drawn from the Sporosarcina luteola genome and encodes:
- a CDS encoding GDSL-type esterase/lipase family protein; its protein translation is MSGLEKGNVLLVVSLLLNVLLIGTGSYVVHKIGGIEFVKTKMQTTPSPKRDSAYYYTKKSVFEYSAASDADKVFIGDSITDYGEFQEYFPNEVVLNRGIRNDSAKGVLKRIQEVVDRNPKEAYLMIGVNDIRYKTDANDFESRVNEIIDSFEGKETRLFIQSILPVNNGLFGNEVTNEKVKKFNEILRRIADENGIEYIDLHPSFTDNSGQLDKKFTVDGLHLNGKGYEVWVDRLRSR
- a CDS encoding acyltransferase family protein gives rise to the protein MKKKRLTWVDVTKGFLMILVVIGHYPGELDFPLAKYIYWFHMPAFFILSGLFFKPVLEKGLMKPTIHKRFMQLIVPYLFFLVSITLIRYGMEIGSGNRELSWYLNDLWTLAVGGRFIRGAYGVFWFVTTLFFTYIFFLLLTKYFNRTKQFIILGVFYTIAHLESIIAMHVIGGKPSEAAQSIPMIWNIDVALMAIVYFAIGYYLKDFWMDISKRGMVAALVVSVTAVLLDSFQVIDYRLSMKFLRYDHFVLDLVIPLSFTILLVGVFQFITARLSLSWLRKIEQHSLSIMYLHIFADIILNDYFTYGLIGFTAIGVFIPIVVSILINKLLPHGKLLLGGFSPKKKSTPITT
- a CDS encoding ABC transporter ATP-binding protein, producing MAKKELLKVEGLKQYFPIKGGMMGRTVNHVKAVDDISFTIYEGETVSIVGESGCGKSTTGRAILRLEEPTEGVVTFNGLELTSLSKREMRKQRKDLQIIFQDPYASINPRQTVSDVLDEAMTIQKVLPAKQRRARIIGLLETVGLNEYQADRYPHEFSGGQRQRIGIARALSVNPKLIICDEAVSALDVSIQAQVLNLLKDLQREFKLTYLFISHDLGVVRHISDRVIVMYLGKIVEIGDKYSIFENPKHPYTRALLSAIPVPDPTYEKKHIVLTGDVPSPIDPPEGCRFHTRCPFAQEKCKVDMPVLRTHESMINGHKAACHFVEHIANGELLVKGFEEAVF
- a CDS encoding methyl-accepting chemotaxis protein; this encodes MLRQKGSVRKKIILGTLIPIYLLTMLFGFVFYYTSMRIVEVNVMPEFEKSLNSTMDDVKEKVTGRLVNRALKDKNAHNQLMHIINGVKKKNGVENISIHSKVDGQDMLLAFSDSTDYLVKQTFNADHNRALDKAKPLFSGVYKDDHGVHKSLYYPIPESDTVLVVSQDASSITDLQRTIIIVSIALIVLGSILGVAIPSIISRKITKPLQELVRFTDVIAQGDLTQTVQLKSQDEIGRLAHSFNHMKNELSGMIKHVNAAADNVVNSSSELAYSAEQMSEVVNQSTVATQEVSTASESLSVAANQNLTALEQITAGIQDIADSSSKVAEETSEVSEAAEQGSQLINDSIEGIHTINQSVQASMKITETMHIRSSEIEKIIGMITDISGQINLLALNAAIEAARAGDAGKGFSVVASEVRNLAEQSAASAKQIRGLITEMQNGSRQSVEAMAQVYSDVERETVIVNDAGKTFGSIMKKIANISDNVQSVSATVQEISAGSEQILASTHDTVQSLGVSSDHTQNIAASMEEQLASMEEMVATTDTLHDLANELKTEISKFKVDEEVLIEETQIEEEREILSEEESVKDEQSI
- a CDS encoding ABC transporter ATP-binding protein, with product MEMNLLEVRDLRTSFYTDDGEIKAVDGVSFTLPQGKTLGIVGESGSGKSITALSILRLLANNGKIIGGEVNFKGKDLLSFSDKQMRDIRGNAISMIFQEPMTSLNPVFTVGQQIGESLMKHQDLSKKAAHLKSVELLKLVGIPSPEKRVKQYPYELSGGMRQRVMIAMALACNPEILIADEPTTALDVTIQAQILMLIRDLQKRLGMSVIMITHDLGVVAETCEYVAVMYAGQVVEYSDVVTLFQKPKHPYTIGLINSLPRHDVELERLESISGNVPNPKEMPTGCRFAPRCPAAIDLCRNVMPDLLIDNEGNDVRCWIYSETWEGEAEVIVYGEKRIAQSRGAETILSD
- a CDS encoding ABC transporter permease — protein: MSKFIIRRLLQTVPVLLGVTILVFSMMYLIPGDPAQIMAGEGASPKTVEQIREKLGLNEPAPVQYLSYMKNVLKGDLGNSVRSGRAVTDEIKARFWTTVELSFYATLLAVFLGLIAGIISAVRHYTWSDISIMIVALFGLSMPNFWFGLMLIQWFAIGPDWMPEFMKMRASGWGDDWRQMLLPVITLGTGGAAIIARMTRSSMLEVIGQDYIRTARAKGMGERVVIYRHALKNALIPVITVVGLEFGGFLGGAVLTETIFAINGMGRLTIDAIRTRDFPIVQGTVLVISFLFVFVNLLVDISYRVLNKRIDLN
- the nikC gene encoding nickel transporter permease; this translates as MVQHTPAAQIGQKRSSPRVEAYKAFWRRLRKNKAAVVGGALVLFFILTGIFGPFLTSFDPNTTQIANKLKPPSGEHWFGTDNYGRDIFTRIIHGMGITMKVGFFSVALGGVIGVFLGIISGYYGGKLDTVIMRIMDILLAFPGILLALAIVSVLGGSLQNVIIAVGIFSVPAFARIVRGSTLSVRKLEYIDAIKALGANDGRIIFKHILPNVLSPIIVQLTLRIATAVLTASGLAFLGLGAKPPTPEWGAMLSEGRTFLREAPHLVLFPGIMIVIVVLAFNIFGDGLRDALDPKMNK
- a CDS encoding glutathione ABC transporter substrate-binding protein, giving the protein MKRNGNVKWLFVLAFALSMILAACSGGGSPSSESGSGTDIDEGKGKGIEGGDLVLAVLSDASSLDPAGSNDVPSSVIQANIYETLVKRDDDNKIIEGLAEKWEAIDDTTYEFTLRKGVTFHDGEPFNAEVVKMNLERVLDPEVASPRYFLYEMITDITVKDEHTVQIKTEYPFAPLLAHLSHNGGSMVSPKSIEEDYSAMKAGEAAGSVIATNPVGTGFFKFESWTPGAEIKLSKNEDYWGDKAHVDTVTFKVVPESAVRNADLETGYVHIADPVQPNEVAGINDGSFAKINQKASSSLAYLGFNTEKEPFNDPKVRRAISMLVNKDDISEGVYDGFGVAAKGPLAPGIFGYNEDAKPIEYNVEEAKKLLKEAGYENGFKSSIWTNDNPQRQQIAVLLQDELKKVNVEVSIEVMEFGAYLDKTANGEHDMFILGWSNPTGDADYGLYALFHSSQKGDPGNRSFYENPEVDKLLEQGRRESNPDERIKIYNKVQEHLIEDAPMAYLIHTEYLTGVSNKIRGFSIGTDGIYKLKDVQFVEE